The following are encoded in a window of Bacillus xiapuensis genomic DNA:
- a CDS encoding YdhK family protein → MNLKKLGYGIVLVLMLVLAACGQNNDGANDKEEEKQQTAEDQKKTEESSEMADSNMEEGHSGMEHSESGEIPKGLEKAQNPKYPVGSKAMIETDHMKGMKGAEATIVGAFDTTAYVVSYDPTTGGKRVENHKWVIQQEIKDAGDKELKPGDQVVIEADHMKGMKGAKAVIDSAEKTVVYMIDYVPTTGGKTVKNHKWVTEDELSPVK, encoded by the coding sequence ATGAATTTGAAAAAGCTCGGTTATGGGATTGTTTTGGTTCTGATGTTAGTGCTTGCAGCATGCGGGCAAAATAATGATGGGGCAAATGACAAAGAAGAGGAAAAGCAGCAGACTGCTGAAGATCAGAAGAAAACAGAAGAAAGTTCGGAGATGGCCGATTCAAATATGGAAGAAGGCCATAGCGGGATGGAACATTCCGAGTCAGGAGAAATCCCTAAAGGACTTGAGAAAGCTCAAAACCCCAAATACCCTGTTGGCAGCAAGGCAATGATCGAAACAGATCATATGAAAGGCATGAAGGGTGCAGAAGCAACAATTGTTGGAGCGTTTGATACCACGGCATATGTTGTTTCCTATGACCCCACTACTGGCGGTAAAAGGGTTGAAAATCATAAATGGGTCATTCAGCAGGAAATAAAAGATGCCGGAGATAAGGAACTGAAGCCTGGAGATCAAGTAGTGATTGAAGCGGATCATATGAAAGGCATGAAAGGAGCAAAAGCAGTGATTGACTCCGCTGAAAAGACTGTTGTATATATGATTGATTATGTTCCTACAACAGGAGGAAAAACAGT
- a CDS encoding dihydrofolate reductase family protein encodes MTNNTKQRKVILDLAVTLDGFIEGKNGEVDWCVMDPDMGFTDFLNQIDTILYGRKSYDLWGQYIPKNEDADIEKEIWELVHSKEKYVFSRTQKGTDNQARFINDNILEEVNKLKERPGKDIWLYGGASLMTAFINLGLVDEFRLSIHPVVLGEGKPLFSDIKQRINLKMVKTRTFSSGVVQIIYHWNGKQ; translated from the coding sequence ATGACAAACAACACAAAACAGAGAAAAGTAATATTAGATTTAGCAGTCACTTTAGATGGTTTTATTGAAGGAAAAAATGGGGAAGTTGATTGGTGCGTTATGGACCCTGATATGGGGTTTACTGATTTCCTGAATCAAATTGATACTATTTTATACGGCAGAAAAAGCTATGACTTGTGGGGACAATATATTCCAAAAAATGAAGACGCTGATATCGAAAAGGAAATTTGGGAGCTGGTTCATAGTAAAGAGAAATATGTGTTTTCCAGAACGCAGAAAGGGACGGATAATCAAGCAAGATTTATAAATGATAATATTCTTGAAGAAGTAAATAAATTGAAGGAAAGGCCTGGTAAAGACATCTGGCTGTATGGCGGAGCCAGTCTTATGACAGCGTTTATAAATTTAGGGCTTGTTGATGAATTTAGATTATCCATTCACCCTGTTGTTCTGGGAGAAGGAAAACCGTTATTTAGCGATATAAAACAGAGGATAAATTTAAAAATGGTGAAGACAAGAACGTTCTCTTCCGGCGTTGTGCAAATAATCTATCATTGGAATGGTAAGCAATAA
- a CDS encoding 16S rRNA (uracil(1498)-N(3))-methyltransferase encodes MQRYFVNERPADGQPVKITGEDFHHLSRVMRMEIGSHVYVVFPDGEAATAEIEEFSDDYALACIVEWIHDKKELPIDVAIGSGLPKGDKLELVIQKGTELGASLFIPFHADRSIVKWDEKKAEKKKERWAKIAKEAAEQSHRNRIPDVSKPVNLEGMIEIGKGYSHKLFAYEEEAKQGEKKAFCQALAEVQPGEKLLIIFGPEGGFSTKEAEQLKSSGFIPCGLGPRILRTETAPLYALSAISYHFELMRGQ; translated from the coding sequence TTGCAGCGTTATTTTGTAAATGAACGGCCAGCTGACGGTCAGCCCGTCAAAATCACAGGAGAAGATTTCCATCATTTATCGCGGGTCATGCGCATGGAAATAGGCAGCCATGTATACGTCGTTTTTCCCGACGGAGAAGCCGCAACAGCAGAGATTGAGGAATTTTCCGATGATTATGCGCTGGCTTGTATAGTAGAGTGGATTCATGATAAGAAGGAGCTGCCGATTGATGTCGCCATTGGGAGCGGCTTGCCGAAAGGGGATAAGCTGGAGCTTGTCATTCAAAAGGGAACGGAACTGGGAGCCAGCCTGTTTATCCCTTTTCATGCGGATCGTTCCATCGTCAAGTGGGATGAAAAGAAGGCGGAGAAAAAGAAAGAGCGCTGGGCTAAGATTGCAAAGGAAGCCGCTGAGCAATCCCATCGAAACCGCATACCGGATGTGTCTAAGCCGGTGAACCTCGAGGGAATGATCGAAATAGGAAAAGGCTATTCCCATAAATTATTCGCCTACGAGGAAGAGGCGAAGCAAGGCGAGAAGAAGGCCTTCTGCCAAGCCCTAGCCGAGGTGCAGCCCGGAGAGAAATTGCTGATTATTTTTGGACCGGAAGGCGGATTTTCTACAAAAGAAGCGGAGCAGCTTAAAAGCAGCGGATTCATTCCGTGCGGGCTCGGGCCGAGAATACTGCGGACTGAAACAGCACCGCTTTACGCTCTATCGGCTATATCCTACCATTTTGAACTAATGAGGGGGCAATAG